A genomic region of Arachis hypogaea cultivar Tifrunner chromosome 5, arahy.Tifrunner.gnm2.J5K5, whole genome shotgun sequence contains the following coding sequences:
- the LOC112800763 gene encoding uncharacterized protein translates to MNMLKQAVGRIWKSSSSYASEGGTKILAWSYVPSFYFHNTQAHTAPRSFFGVEDFLDDDNSKPYTYQKGKKSKNPQKHVSFKQRTVAYMEPFTLDVFISKRFVSASLTHRVTSKQVAVSGTNSKDIKAVLKSRSDIPACIAIGRILAERAREADVYTASYTPRDRDKFEGKIRAVVQSLIDNGIDVKVYLD, encoded by the exons ATGAATATGTTGAAGCAAGCAGTCGGAAGAATTTGGAAAAGCAGCAGTAGTTATGCTTCAGAAGGAGGAACAAAAATTTTGGCTTGGAGTTATGTTCCTTCATTCTATTTCCACAATACACAA GCTCATACAGCACCTAGAAGCTTTTTCGGTGTTGAggatttccttgatgatgacaACAGCAAACCTTACACTTAccagaaagggaagaaatcaAAGAATCCACAAAAACATGTATCATTCAAACAAAGAACTGTTGCATACATGGAGCCTTTTACTCTTGATGTGTTCATCTCAAAGCGTTTTGTGTCGGCTTCGCTCACCCATAGAGTGACAAGCAAACAGGTTGCAGTTTCTGGTACCAACTCCAAGGACATAAAAGCTGTTCTTAAATCTCGTTCAGACATACCAGCTTGCATAGCAATTGGAAGGATTTTGGCCGAAAGAGCAAGAGAAGCTGATGTTTACACTGCCTCTTATACTCCAAGGGATAGGGATAAATTTGAAGGGAAAATCAGAGCTGTAGTTCAATCACTTATTGATAATGGGATTGATGTCAAGGTTTATCTTGATTGA
- the LOC112800764 gene encoding protein WALLS ARE THIN 1 isoform X1 — translation MNMVPERARLHLALTFLQFCHAGHHIIVRIALNMGLSKLIFPVYRNITALVLLAPLAYFSEKKDRPPLTGYYMMQFFLLGLVGITIKEGCYLVGLDNTSPTFASAMQNSVPALTFLMAAVLRYESVHLNRLDGFAKVLGVVASVGGASIITLYKGPTIYAPYSTLNHKQSLSMLGDATGKNWNLGCICLFGHCLCWSAWIVMQASVLKKYSSPLSVSAFTCFFGILQFATIAAFFERDYKAWQFNSSSEIYSVLYAGLVSSGIAAAIQIWAIAKGGPVFASIYLPLQTLMVALMASILLGEEFFLGGIIGALLIITGLYLVVWGKSEETKYGKEVIAPMESKNHGEGICGNASIIQPLILTQNT, via the exons ATGAATATGGTGCCTGAGAGAGCTAGGCTACACTTAGCCTTAACCTTCCTACAATTTTGTCATGCTGGACATCATATAATAGTGAGAATTGCTCTCAACATGGGTTTAAGCAAGCTAATCTTCCCAGTATATAGAAACATTACCGCCCTCGTTCTTCTGGCTCCTCTTGCTTATTTTTCAGAGAA GAAAGACAGGCCACCCCTAACCGGTTATTATATGATGCAATTTTTCTTACTTGGACTAGTTGG AATAACCATAAAAGAAGGATGTTACCTAGTGGGTCTAGATAACACATCGCCCACGTTTGCATCTGCTATGCAAAACTCAGTTCCAGCCTTAACTTTTCTGATGGCTGCAGTACTAAG ATATGAGAGTGTGCACTTGAATAGGCTAGATGGTTTTGCTAAGGTTCTTGGAGTAGTTGCTTCTGTTGGAGGAGCATCAATCATCACTCTTTACAAGGGACCTACCATCTATGCTCCATATTCAACATTGAATCATAAACAATCATTGTCTATGTTGGGGGATGCCACAGGAAAGAACTGGAACTTGGGTTGCATCTGTCTCTTTGGTCACTGCTTATGTTGGTCTGCTTGGATTGTAATGCAAGCATCTGTTCTCAAAAAGTACTCTTCCCCACTCTCGGTTTCTGCCTTTACTTGCTTCTTTGGTATCCTGCAATTTGCAACAATCGCAGCGTTTTTCGAGAGAGATTACAAGGCCTGGCAATTCAATTCTAGTAGTGAAATCTACAGTGTCTTGTATGCG GGACTAGTGAGTTCAGGGATAGCAGCAGCAATACAGATATGGGCTATTGCTAAGGGAGGACCAGTGTTTGCTTCAATTTATCTACCTTTACAGACATTAATGGTAGCCTTGATGGCATCCATTCTTTTAGGGGAAGAATTCTTCTTGGGAGG GATTATTGGAGCTTTATTGATTATAACAGGCTTATACCTTGTTGTGTGGGGAAAAAGTGAAGAAACAAAATATGGCAAAGAGGTCATAGCCCCTATGGAGTCCAAGAATCATGGTGAAGGAATTTGTGGCAATGCTTCCATCATCCAACCTTTGATTCTTACCCAAAACACTTAG
- the LOC112800764 gene encoding protein WALLS ARE THIN 1 isoform X2, protein MMQFFLLGLVGITIKEGCYLVGLDNTSPTFASAMQNSVPALTFLMAAVLRYESVHLNRLDGFAKVLGVVASVGGASIITLYKGPTIYAPYSTLNHKQSLSMLGDATGKNWNLGCICLFGHCLCWSAWIVMQASVLKKYSSPLSVSAFTCFFGILQFATIAAFFERDYKAWQFNSSSEIYSVLYAGLVSSGIAAAIQIWAIAKGGPVFASIYLPLQTLMVALMASILLGEEFFLGGIIGALLIITGLYLVVWGKSEETKYGKEVIAPMESKNHGEGICGNASIIQPLILTQNT, encoded by the exons ATGATGCAATTTTTCTTACTTGGACTAGTTGG AATAACCATAAAAGAAGGATGTTACCTAGTGGGTCTAGATAACACATCGCCCACGTTTGCATCTGCTATGCAAAACTCAGTTCCAGCCTTAACTTTTCTGATGGCTGCAGTACTAAG ATATGAGAGTGTGCACTTGAATAGGCTAGATGGTTTTGCTAAGGTTCTTGGAGTAGTTGCTTCTGTTGGAGGAGCATCAATCATCACTCTTTACAAGGGACCTACCATCTATGCTCCATATTCAACATTGAATCATAAACAATCATTGTCTATGTTGGGGGATGCCACAGGAAAGAACTGGAACTTGGGTTGCATCTGTCTCTTTGGTCACTGCTTATGTTGGTCTGCTTGGATTGTAATGCAAGCATCTGTTCTCAAAAAGTACTCTTCCCCACTCTCGGTTTCTGCCTTTACTTGCTTCTTTGGTATCCTGCAATTTGCAACAATCGCAGCGTTTTTCGAGAGAGATTACAAGGCCTGGCAATTCAATTCTAGTAGTGAAATCTACAGTGTCTTGTATGCG GGACTAGTGAGTTCAGGGATAGCAGCAGCAATACAGATATGGGCTATTGCTAAGGGAGGACCAGTGTTTGCTTCAATTTATCTACCTTTACAGACATTAATGGTAGCCTTGATGGCATCCATTCTTTTAGGGGAAGAATTCTTCTTGGGAGG GATTATTGGAGCTTTATTGATTATAACAGGCTTATACCTTGTTGTGTGGGGAAAAAGTGAAGAAACAAAATATGGCAAAGAGGTCATAGCCCCTATGGAGTCCAAGAATCATGGTGAAGGAATTTGTGGCAATGCTTCCATCATCCAACCTTTGATTCTTACCCAAAACACTTAG
- the LOC112800766 gene encoding protein RTE1-HOMOLOG isoform X1, whose amino-acid sequence MEAELDPEQQQHMMHGSFPQTMQIDPRRARFPCSIVWSPLPVISWFIPCIGHIGICREDGVILDFAGPNYVCVDNFAFGSATRYFQISRDKCSIPLCQSPESGEEDYLQGENGGGRELRTWDDALLKSTQEFQHRSYSLFTCNCHSFVANNLNRLGFLSRGWNVVTLAIFILFRGRWVSTASMLRSVLPFIFVFSIGVILGGFTFLKYWFLFTSALIGWFIIGTYCFKNLIQL is encoded by the exons ATGGAAGCAGAGTTGGATCCTGAGCAGCAGCAGCATATGATGCATGGAAGTTTTCCCCAAACTATGCAAATTGACCCTAGAAGGGCTCGGTTCCCATGCTCCATCGTGTGGTCACCGCTTCCTGTGATATCGTGGTTCATCCCTTGCATCGGTCACATTGGCATCTGCAGAGAGGATGGGGTCATTTTGGATTTTGCAGGGCCTAATTATGTGTGTGTGGACAATTTCGCATTTGGATCTGCCACTCGATATTTTCAAATAAGCAGAGATAAG TGTTCCATCCCTCTATGCCAATCTCCAGAGAGTGGTGAGGAAGACTACTTGCAGGGTGAAAATGGAGGAGGAAGAGAATTGAGGACTTGGGATGATGCTTTGCTGAAGAGCACACAAGAATTCCAACATCGATCTTACAGTCTCTTTACGTGCAACTGCCACTCGTTTGTTGCCAATAATCTAAATAGGTTGGGCTTCTTGTCTCGTGGATGGAATGTGGTGACCCTTGCAATTTTCATTCTGTTCAGGGGACGTTGGGTCAGCACAGCATCTATGCTGAGATCTGTCTTaccatttatttttgtattttctattgGAGTCATTTTGGGGGGCTTCACCTTCCTAAAATATTGGTTCCTATTCACTTCTGCACTCATTGGTTGGTTCATTATTGGTACATACTGTTTCAAGAATCTGATTCAGTTGTAG
- the LOC112800766 gene encoding protein RTE1-HOMOLOG isoform X2 yields MMHGSFPQTMQIDPRRARFPCSIVWSPLPVISWFIPCIGHIGICREDGVILDFAGPNYVCVDNFAFGSATRYFQISRDKCSIPLCQSPESGEEDYLQGENGGGRELRTWDDALLKSTQEFQHRSYSLFTCNCHSFVANNLNRLGFLSRGWNVVTLAIFILFRGRWVSTASMLRSVLPFIFVFSIGVILGGFTFLKYWFLFTSALIGWFIIGTYCFKNLIQL; encoded by the exons ATGATGCATGGAAGTTTTCCCCAAACTATGCAAATTGACCCTAGAAGGGCTCGGTTCCCATGCTCCATCGTGTGGTCACCGCTTCCTGTGATATCGTGGTTCATCCCTTGCATCGGTCACATTGGCATCTGCAGAGAGGATGGGGTCATTTTGGATTTTGCAGGGCCTAATTATGTGTGTGTGGACAATTTCGCATTTGGATCTGCCACTCGATATTTTCAAATAAGCAGAGATAAG TGTTCCATCCCTCTATGCCAATCTCCAGAGAGTGGTGAGGAAGACTACTTGCAGGGTGAAAATGGAGGAGGAAGAGAATTGAGGACTTGGGATGATGCTTTGCTGAAGAGCACACAAGAATTCCAACATCGATCTTACAGTCTCTTTACGTGCAACTGCCACTCGTTTGTTGCCAATAATCTAAATAGGTTGGGCTTCTTGTCTCGTGGATGGAATGTGGTGACCCTTGCAATTTTCATTCTGTTCAGGGGACGTTGGGTCAGCACAGCATCTATGCTGAGATCTGTCTTaccatttatttttgtattttctattgGAGTCATTTTGGGGGGCTTCACCTTCCTAAAATATTGGTTCCTATTCACTTCTGCACTCATTGGTTGGTTCATTATTGGTACATACTGTTTCAAGAATCTGATTCAGTTGTAG
- the LOC112800768 gene encoding thioredoxin H-type, producing the protein MAGSSEEGQVIGCHSVDAWTQQLEKGNESKKLIVVDFTASWCGPCRFIAPFLAELAKKFTNVIFLKVDVDELQSVAQDWAVEAMPTFVFVKEGTIIDKVVGAKKEELQQKLEKHVATASA; encoded by the exons ATGGCTGGTTCATCAGAAGAGGGACAGGTTATCGGTTGCCACTCCGTTGATGCATGGACCCAACAGCTCGAGAAGGGAAATGAATCTAAGAAGCTG ATTGTTGTGGATTTCACTGCTTCATGGTGCGGACCATGCCGCTTCATTGCACCTTTTCTGGCTGAGTTGGCTAAGAAGTTTACAAATGTCATATTTTTGAAGGTGGATGTGGATGAACTACAG TCTGTTGCTCAAGACTGGGCTGTGGAGGCAATGCCCACCTTTGTGTTTGTGAAAGAGGGAACCATTATTGACAAAGTGGTGGGAGCAAAGAAGGAAGAACTGCAGCAGAAGCTTGAGAAACATGTGGCTACAGCCAGTGCTTAA